A single genomic interval of Malania oleifera isolate guangnan ecotype guangnan chromosome 13, ASM2987363v1, whole genome shotgun sequence harbors:
- the LOC131145415 gene encoding spermine synthase isoform X1, translating to MEGAAGRGLECPKIMDGKVNNGKGSDKAVPSCCLKARASDTELEAKCHSTVVSGWFSEHRSCSDKTGKVIYFNNPMWPGEAHSMKVENILYKRRSEYQEILVFESSAYGKVLVLDGIVQLTEKDECAYQEMIAHLPLCSIQSPKTVLVVGGGDGGVLREISRHMSVEIIDICEIDEMVIDVCKKFFPGLAVGFEDPRVRLNIGDAAEFLRNAPEGKYDAIIVDSSDPVGPAQELVERPFFQTVARALRPGGVLCNMAESMWLHTHLIEDMFTSCREAFKGSVHYAWASVPTYPSGVIGFLLCSTEGPPVDFLHPINPIEKLEGALKHKRELRFYNSEIHRAAFALPTFLRREVKALQASSPCSLWNS from the exons atggaGGGCGCCGCAGGAAGAGGTTTGGAATGCCCGAAGATTATGGATGGGAAGGTGAATAATGGGAAGGGTTCAGATAAGGCTGTTCCTTCTTGTTGCTTGAAGGCCAGGGCTTCAGACACTGAGCTTGAAGCTAAATGCCATTCAACAGTTGTTTCTGGCTGGTTTTCAGAACATCGGTCATGCTCTG ATAAAACTGGCAAAGTGATTTATTTCAACAATCCAATGTGGCCAG GAGAGGCACATTCAATGAAAGTGGAAAACATTTTATATAAAAGAAGGTCAGAGTACCAAGAGATCTTGGTTTTTGAG TCCTCAGCATATGGGAAAGTGCTTGTGCTTGATGGCATTGTTCAGTTGACTGAGAAAGATGAGTGTGCTTACCAGGAGATGATAGCCCATCTTCCCCTTTGCTCAATTCAATCCCCCAAGACT GTTCTGGTTGTAGGGGGTGGTGATGGTGGGGTTCTAAGGGAAATATCTCGTCACATGTCTGTGGAGATTATTGATATTTGTGAGATAGATGAGATGGTTATAGAT gTATGCAAAAAATTTTTTCCGGGTTTAGCTGTTGGCTTTGAGGATCCTCGTGTCCGACTTAATATTGGTGATG CTGCTGAGTTTCTACGGAATGCACCTGAAGGAAAGTATGATGCTATTATTGTTGATTCATCCGACCCTGTGG GTCCTGCTCAAGAGCTTGTCGAAAGGCCATTTTTTCAGACAGTAGCACGTGCGCTAAGGCCTGGTGGTGTTCTGTGTAACATGGCAGAGAGTATGTGGCTCCATACACATCTCATTGAAGATATGTTTACGAGTTGCCGTGAAGCATTCAAGGGTTCTGTCCATTATGCATGGGCAAGTGTTCCTACATATCCTAG TGGTGTGATTGGATTTTTGTTATGCTCAACGGAGGGGCCACCTGTGGACTTTTTGCACCCCATAAATCCGATTGAGAAGTTAGAAGGAGCTCTCAAGCACAAGAGGGAACTTAGATTCTATAACTCAGAG ATCCACAGAGCTGCATTTGCCCTGCCAACATTCTTGAGGAGGGAGGTGAAGGCTCTGCAAGCCTCCAGCCCGTGTTCTCTATGGAATTCTTGA
- the LOC131145415 gene encoding spermine synthase isoform X2 codes for MLYECPFAGEAHSMKVENILYKRRSEYQEILVFESSAYGKVLVLDGIVQLTEKDECAYQEMIAHLPLCSIQSPKTVLVVGGGDGGVLREISRHMSVEIIDICEIDEMVIDVCKKFFPGLAVGFEDPRVRLNIGDAAEFLRNAPEGKYDAIIVDSSDPVGPAQELVERPFFQTVARALRPGGVLCNMAESMWLHTHLIEDMFTSCREAFKGSVHYAWASVPTYPSGVIGFLLCSTEGPPVDFLHPINPIEKLEGALKHKRELRFYNSEIHRAAFALPTFLRREVKALQASSPCSLWNS; via the exons ATGCTATACGAGTGCCCATTTGCAGGAGAGGCACATTCAATGAAAGTGGAAAACATTTTATATAAAAGAAGGTCAGAGTACCAAGAGATCTTGGTTTTTGAG TCCTCAGCATATGGGAAAGTGCTTGTGCTTGATGGCATTGTTCAGTTGACTGAGAAAGATGAGTGTGCTTACCAGGAGATGATAGCCCATCTTCCCCTTTGCTCAATTCAATCCCCCAAGACT GTTCTGGTTGTAGGGGGTGGTGATGGTGGGGTTCTAAGGGAAATATCTCGTCACATGTCTGTGGAGATTATTGATATTTGTGAGATAGATGAGATGGTTATAGAT gTATGCAAAAAATTTTTTCCGGGTTTAGCTGTTGGCTTTGAGGATCCTCGTGTCCGACTTAATATTGGTGATG CTGCTGAGTTTCTACGGAATGCACCTGAAGGAAAGTATGATGCTATTATTGTTGATTCATCCGACCCTGTGG GTCCTGCTCAAGAGCTTGTCGAAAGGCCATTTTTTCAGACAGTAGCACGTGCGCTAAGGCCTGGTGGTGTTCTGTGTAACATGGCAGAGAGTATGTGGCTCCATACACATCTCATTGAAGATATGTTTACGAGTTGCCGTGAAGCATTCAAGGGTTCTGTCCATTATGCATGGGCAAGTGTTCCTACATATCCTAG TGGTGTGATTGGATTTTTGTTATGCTCAACGGAGGGGCCACCTGTGGACTTTTTGCACCCCATAAATCCGATTGAGAAGTTAGAAGGAGCTCTCAAGCACAAGAGGGAACTTAGATTCTATAACTCAGAG ATCCACAGAGCTGCATTTGCCCTGCCAACATTCTTGAGGAGGGAGGTGAAGGCTCTGCAAGCCTCCAGCCCGTGTTCTCTATGGAATTCTTGA